A stretch of Ranitomeya variabilis isolate aRanVar5 chromosome 3, aRanVar5.hap1, whole genome shotgun sequence DNA encodes these proteins:
- the LOC143817238 gene encoding uncharacterized protein LOC143817238, which yields MSSPVSSSDEEFQPRQSEVDHVSESTSTEGQRGTEQRSQGPGGRRQRVSQRDDDRIDNDLLISLVQERVPLWDSRDKQHAVNSVLRRLWSEVAQALWDGWENSTPRVRNAFVEKVRTRWRSMKDRFNCDLRAEKTAASGSGARHRLYKYHRVLAFLRPVLLMRTTHCTTVATGAGAVLQPEATDPSQPSSSAAPGGSSTLTGDQGAGPSGLPLSQSSFAAPILAGSSRQRQRASDRSLMPEFLHLSSVLHDAIKALGDRMDANHNLLNCRIQDVAKSVDQLKADLNKPAQHFFNQILEGMSEHLSPDLQLSVMQACNVAFVQAMQQSQSRNVAAYPTVPSLSQVNTIPTSAAYHCTATSIPSTGVLHYSANTMTSAVGHPTATTVTTAAPAWTSSADTTRTQDPGMAYRAGTLPMQQDPSMQYRTGPPQMQQDRGLAYRTGPTPMQQDRGVAYRTGPTPMQQDRGVAYRTGPTPMQQDRGVAFLFRN from the exons atgtcttctccggtttcctcgtctgatgaggagttccagccacgtcaatcagaagtggatcacgtgagcgag agcacttcaacagagggacagagaggtactgagcagcggagtcaaggtccaggtggaagacggcagcgg gtttcacaacgggacgacgaccggattgataatgacctgctgatcagtctggtccaggagcgagtcccgttgtgggacagccgggataaacagcacgccgtcaatagtgttctccgtcgtttgtggagtgaggtggcccaagcgttgtgggatggctgggagaattccacgccacgggtccgtaatgcatttg tggaaaaagtaaggacacgttggcgttccatgaaggaccgcttcaactgtgacctacgtgcagagaagactgcagctagtggttccggagcaaggcaccggctctacaaataccaccgtgtgttggccttcctgagaccggtccttctcatgagaac cacacactgcacgactgtcgccacaggtgctggagcggtccttcagccggaagccacggacccgtcccagccatccagcagcgcagcaccaggtgggtcttccacactcactggagaccagggggctggcccatcaggtcttcccctttcgcagtcctctttcgctgcacccattttggcgggctcatcccggcagcgacagagggcttcggataggtccctcatgcccgagtttttacacttgagctcggttttacatgatgctatcaaggctttaggtgacagaatggatgcgaaccataatctcttaaattgccgcatccaggatgtcgccaaaagcgttgatcaattgaaagccgacctcaataagccagctcagcattttttcaatcaaatcctagagggcatgtcggaacaccttagccctgatctccagctgagtgtgatgcaggcctgcaatgttgcttttgtgcaggctatgcagcagagtcagagtcgtaatgtggcggcctatccaactgtgccgtcactgtcacaagtaaacactattcctacctctgctgcataccactgcacggccacctctattccctctacaggtgtactccactacagcgccaacacgatgacgagtgctgttggacatcccaccgccaccaccgtgacgaccgctgctccggcttggacctcctccgctgacaccacgaggacgcaggaccctggcatggcttatcgggccggcaccctcccgatgcagcaggacccatccatgcaatatcggaccggcccaccccagatgcagcaggaccgaggcctggcataccggaccggacccaccccgatgcagcaggaccgaggcgttgcataccggaccggacccaccccgatgcagcaggaccgaggcgttgcataccggaccggacccaccccgatgcagcaggaccgaggcgttgctttcctg ttcagaaatTAA